In the genome of Acaryochloris sp. CCMEE 5410, the window TTTAGGGGGCTTTTTTGCGCGACAGCTATCCATGCCAAAAGACCAAAGATTTCCAACCAAGCTCAACAAAACGGTTTTTCTGATTGCATTCCTTGGGTATTTTCTGTCCATCTATGTTGGGCTCTCTCTATTTACCCGTCAAATCCAGCTCAGTAACTGGCAAACGTCTTATCCCTTGACTATTGGGAATACGGCAACCGGGAAGCATCCATGGCTCGGTAAAGCATCCAATCTTCTTTTCTTTGATTCAGCCTTAACAGCCGACAGTATTGAACCATTGCTTAACTCTAAGCTCGATGCCAATAGTTATGAGTCGTTAGCATTTTCTTGTCTATTAGAACCAGACATCATAGAAAGCACTCATTTACCGTCAGACCTAAACTTATGCGAAAACCCTTCGCCTCAAAAAAAGCTACATCCTCAGGCAGACAATGATGTCTGGTATTTAGTTGAAAGCAGTAATCTTGACTTTATCAACCGTATAAAATCCAACAAGGCTTTTACCATTACCCTCAAAATCAAATCTAAATTTAATCGGGGGTTTGGCGTCGTTTTGGCTCTTGGTGAAGATATCGATCATGCCAACTTTATCTTCGGAATCCAAGCCAAGCGACTCACGATCCGCATTCGCTTTCCACTCTCTGGGTTAGCGGGCATGGCGCCTGAAATAGTGATTCATGATGACAATCTAAATTTTATAGATCAAACAATCGTGATGGTCTATGACGGCATTTCTTTTCACATTTACCAGAACGAAATCACTCAAACCAGACAAGTCTCTTTACTCTCGGGCCTGTACTTTATGCAGCCTCTGTCCACAATCTATCGAGAATGGCGACTAGAGTTATTGAACTTCGACTTATATAAATGGTTATTTATTGCCTTTACATTTACCCCCGCAACCATCTTATTCGAGCGACTGCAAGCAACAGGGCAAATCAATACATCTAGAGAACTGTCTCAATACGTCATTGGCATCTCGATATTCGCGGCGCTCATTGCTAGGGTCTATACCAGCAGCCTCAATTTTTGGTTATTTGAATGGATTGAAGTGTTAGCCATCATCCTATTCTGTTGGTTTGGCACCAAGCTTTACTTCATCACCCTAAAAAAATGTCAGCTTGAGTGATCTCGCTTTCACCTTCCCAGGGAAAAGCGAGTAAGCCCATGTATAGCCCTATGAAAACCTCAAATCATCAAACCGTTTTTTATCAACAGATCTATCAGTTAGTCCGCAAAATTCCTCCTGGCCAAGTCGCCACCTATGGCCAAATTGCAGAGCTACTCGGCAGACCTCGCCATGCCCGTCAGATTGGCTATGCCCTGTATCAAGTAGCACCAGGTTCAGATATTCCCTGGCAGCGGGTTGTAAATGCCCAGGGCATGATTTCCCATTCCCCTCAACGTCAGGGGAGCGATGACCTACAGCGCATTTTGCTTGAGCAAGAAGGCATCACTTTTAATAGCCAAGACAAACTGGACCTGCGCCGCTATCGTTGGCAGCCAGACCTACTGGAGTGAACCTCTGGGGTCCAAAATATCTCGCAAGGTGTCCCCTAAGAGGTTAAAGGACAGCACCGTCAAGATAATCAAAATCGCGGGTGGCCACACCAGCCAAGGCTGCAAAATCAAGATAGAGGCGTTGGTTGAAAGAGATAGCAAATTCCCCCAGGAGGGATCGGGCTGTTCAATTCCCAGGCCAATCAGGCTTAGCACCGATTCCGCCACAATAAAACTGGGAATGGCTAGAGTGGCCGAAATAATCACATAGGTGGCCGTTTGGGGTAGGACATGGCGGGTAATGATATACAGCGGCTTGGCCCCCATCACCTTGGCCGCCTGAATAAATTCCTGCTCCTTAATGGAAAGCACCTGACCTCGAATGACCCGCGCTAGTCCTGCCCAACCCACAAACGAAGTAATTAAAACAATCAGCAAAAAGCGCTCGCTACTGGATAAGCCGGGTGGCAAAATAGCCGCCAGGGCCACCAATAGATACAGGCCAGGGATGGTCATTAAGACTTCCACTAGGCGCATCAAAATGCTATCCACCCAGCCACCGAAATAGCCAGAAATACCGCCGACTAACATTCCTAAAGGGAGAGAAATGGCGACCCCCACTAAGCCAATACTGAGGCTAATCCGCCCTCCAAACAGAATCCGGCTGAGTTGATCACGAGCCTGGTCATCCGTACCCAGGATGTTGAGATAGCCTTGGCCAGTGGTGCCAAACAAGTGGCGATCAAAAGGGATGCCTGGGAACACCGTGACTTGATCAATTTTGGGATCAGACCAAGAGAATTGGGTGGGCAATGGCAGCTTTAATTGCAAAAATCGATAGTTCCAGCCTTTAACGAAGAGGCGAATGGGAGACGGTTGGGTCCGATCCACTTGTAAATCTCGGATGCCCGTTTGCCAGGCTTTGGATTCTTTATTGCGCCAGTCAATAGGTTCAAGGGTGGTGGGATAGACATGGGGGCCAATCCATTGTCCCTCTGCATTGTTCCAGTAAATCTGGGTGGGCGGTAATAAAGCCCCATTCACTTGGGGTTGGCAGGCCCCAGTATTAATGGTTTCTGTATCGCAAGGGGCATAGGGGGCAACAAAGTCCGCTCCGATCACTAACAGGTAGAAGGTAATCAGAATGGCGGCCCCAAATCGAGCCAATTTTTTCTGACGAAGCTGTTGCCACCAACTCATAAGTTCTTGCCCTTGGTGATGAAGACTTCCACATTGTAGGCCCTGAATTGATGCAACCTCGTTTAGAGGCGGCGTTGCCCCCATTTTTTAACTAAGGTGGCGGCAACATCCACCATGTTTGGGTCCAAGGTGTTGAGATAGCTGGCTAAGTCCTGATCTAAAGGCTGTGAACTGAGTTCCGCCAAGATCTTTTCTGGGATGTCATGGGTAGATAGAGTCTCTAGCAAAAAGGATTGAAAATCAGCGAGATCTTGTTCTTGCACCGTTCAAGTCCTTGCTTCTATCGTAAAGCGATCGGTGATCTGCCGAATGTGAGTAAAGTCTTGTCTAAATTGAATTTGCTCTTGTTCTGAATTCAAGGTATTGCCCATCCGTTCCAAAATAATGGCTTCGACGGAGGAGCAGCGTTGAAGGGCCAGTTTTAAGAGTTCAAAGACAAGCTCTGGCACCGCCTGATCATGAGTATCCCGCCGAATCGTGGCCGTGCCATGGTGACTCCAAGATCCACCGGATAGATGCAGTTCTCGCACTCTTGCAAGGGGATAAAGGTTGAGGATTTCTGTGGCAGAGAGCTGAAAATTGTGCATCTGGCAGTAGAGATTATGTAAATCCAGCAGCAGAAAGCCATCCACGGATTCCAGGAGCTGATCCAAAAACTCCCCTTGTTGACGGACATCTTGCAGGCCAAAGGCAAAGGCGAGGTTTTCTAAGCCCACGGGCAC includes:
- a CDS encoding VanZ family protein gives rise to the protein MKHRQTKLVMTVALWLGALTLITISTLSPFTFNLQDLNLKDAISLGIQNATNPIDIVANIILFLPLGFSSYALTLRLPRRKTVLCLVSIGVLSTSISLLVETAQLFLPGRFPTLSDIVFNGLGGFLGGFFARQLSMPKDQRFPTKLNKTVFLIAFLGYFLSIYVGLSLFTRQIQLSNWQTSYPLTIGNTATGKHPWLGKASNLLFFDSALTADSIEPLLNSKLDANSYESLAFSCLLEPDIIESTHLPSDLNLCENPSPQKKLHPQADNDVWYLVESSNLDFINRIKSNKAFTITLKIKSKFNRGFGVVLALGEDIDHANFIFGIQAKRLTIRIRFPLSGLAGMAPEIVIHDDNLNFIDQTIVMVYDGISFHIYQNEITQTRQVSLLSGLYFMQPLSTIYREWRLELLNFDLYKWLFIAFTFTPATILFERLQATGQINTSRELSQYVIGISIFAALIARVYTSSLNFWLFEWIEVLAIILFCWFGTKLYFITLKKCQLE
- a CDS encoding MGMT family protein is translated as MKTSNHQTVFYQQIYQLVRKIPPGQVATYGQIAELLGRPRHARQIGYALYQVAPGSDIPWQRVVNAQGMISHSPQRQGSDDLQRILLEQEGITFNSQDKLDLRRYRWQPDLLE
- a CDS encoding ABC transporter permease, producing the protein MSWWQQLRQKKLARFGAAILITFYLLVIGADFVAPYAPCDTETINTGACQPQVNGALLPPTQIYWNNAEGQWIGPHVYPTTLEPIDWRNKESKAWQTGIRDLQVDRTQPSPIRLFVKGWNYRFLQLKLPLPTQFSWSDPKIDQVTVFPGIPFDRHLFGTTGQGYLNILGTDDQARDQLSRILFGGRISLSIGLVGVAISLPLGMLVGGISGYFGGWVDSILMRLVEVLMTIPGLYLLVALAAILPPGLSSSERFLLIVLITSFVGWAGLARVIRGQVLSIKEQEFIQAAKVMGAKPLYIITRHVLPQTATYVIISATLAIPSFIVAESVLSLIGLGIEQPDPSWGNLLSLSTNASILILQPWLVWPPAILIILTVLSFNLLGDTLRDILDPRGSLQ
- a CDS encoding DUF692 family multinuclear iron-containing protein, which produces MTPQIGLSLMPQPDFWQAAQPLFDASEVEVVEWSFDMGWGGVSLPDPLCSVLRQFSQRNGLLGHGVSYSLLSAQLDRRHWLACLQAECRDYSYRHISEHFGWMATRNFARSAPLPMPMLPETLKLGCDRIQQFAEIAQVPVGLENLAFAFGLQDVRQQGEFLDQLLESVDGFLLLDLHNLYCQMHNFQLSATEILNLYPLARVRELHLSGGSWSHHGTATIRRDTHDQAVPELVFELLKLALQRCSSVEAIILERMGNTLNSEQEQIQFRQDFTHIRQITDRFTIEART